In Fundulus heteroclitus isolate FHET01 chromosome 8, MU-UCD_Fhet_4.1, whole genome shotgun sequence, a genomic segment contains:
- the si:ch211-202f5.2 gene encoding RING finger protein 224: MPHVMRKEDEEEEDDTCQPHPPPFPSVPTVTAMSGRRPDLVCIVCFGSYDLSTRLPRRLHCGHAFCQACLKRLDTVINEQVWIPCPQCRQNTPRPRGGAAGLDLDLASFLAVKAQQTYISCSSSSWSSARMDGAKAGGAVSDGKPWLGKEAPDDGWLHGGLAEPRFQRYGNCCPAPSCWLCCWFCCPGRG; encoded by the exons ATGCCTCATGTCATGAGAaaggaagatgaagaggaggaagacgacACCTGTCAGCCCCACCCTCCTCCCTTCCCTTCTGTTCCCACAGTGACAGCAATGTCTGGGAGACGGCCGGACCTGGTGTGCATCGTGTGTTTCGGCAGCTACGACCTATCGACGAGGTTGCCGCGGCGTCTGCACTGCGGCCACGCCTTCTGCCAGGCCTGTCTGAAGAGACTGGACACGGTGATCAATGAGCAG GTGTGGATCCCCTGTCCTCAGTGTCGGCAGAACACACCACGGcccagaggaggagcagcgggtctggacctggacctggccTCCTTCCTGGCAGTGAAGGCCCAGCAGACCTATATCTCCTGTTCCTCATCCTCCTGGAGCTCTGCTCGCATGGACGGGGCCAAGGCTGGGGGCGCAGTCAGCGATGGCAAGCCTTGGCTGGGGAAAGAAGCTCCAGATGATGGCTGGCTCCACGGTGGCCTGGCTGAGCCTCGTTTTCAACGCTACGGCAACTGCTGCCCAGCGCCATCCTGctggctgtgctgctggttctgctgcccaGGGCGGGGATGA